One genomic segment of Salmo trutta chromosome 8, fSalTru1.1, whole genome shotgun sequence includes these proteins:
- the LOC115199057 gene encoding globoside alpha-1,3-N-acetylgalactosaminyltransferase 1, whose amino-acid sequence MRFFTNIRPSITLPLLGILLLGVLVLTYCYSSFSEMKNKDVRILEVLGLCQQDPVNFRRENCSCRTRDMLSPQGLLYKQPSVLKGRTNVVTVTPWLAPIVWEGTFNPLIVDSIYKPMHLSIATTVFAVGKYVRFLRDFLETAEKHFMVDFKVHYYIFTDRREDVPAVVLAPGRNVTIIPVPGSNRWQEISSRRMEMIQTTIENQIGKEADYIFCLDVDTKFHGRWGAETLSRLVATIHPGYYEQTHEHYPYERRLASRAYIPAGEGDYYYGGATIAGYVGDVHKLAKYCREQLEADAANSIEATWQEESHLNRYLLYNKPTKILSPEYLWQDFKAKTNEVQIIRFSQVNKNYAEVRPNVKKRK is encoded by the exons AGTCCTGGTTTTAACATATTGTTACTCATCATTTAG TGAGATGAAAAATAAGGACGTCAGAATTCTAGAAGTTTTGGG GTTGTGTCAGCAGGACCCTGTCAATTTCAGGCGGGAAAATTGTAGTTGTAGGACCCGGGACATGCTGTCCCCACAGGG ACTCCTGTATAAGCAGCCCAGTGTGTTAAAGGG GCGCACCAATGTGGTAACTGTTACCCCTTGGTTGGCACCAATTGTCTGGGAAGGCACCTTTAATCCCTTGATTGTTGACAGCATTTACAAGCCTATGCATCTCAGCATTGCCACAACCGTCTTTGCTGTTGGCAA GTATGTGCGCTTCCTGCGTGACTTCCTAGAGACTGCCGAGAAGCATTTCATGGTGGATTTCAAAGTGCACTACTACATCTTCACTGACCGGAGGGAAGACGTGCCAGCGGTGGTCCTCGCTCCCGGTAGAAATGTAACCATCATCCCAGTCCCTGGCTCCAACCGCTGGCAGGAGATCTCCTCCAGGAGGATGGAGATGATCCAGACCACCATCGAGAACCAGATAGGCAAGGAGGCGGACTACATCTTCTGCTTGGATGTGGACACGAAGTTCCACGGACGGTGGGGGGCAGAAACATTGAGCAGGCTGGTGGCCACTATTCACCCAGGTTATTATGAGCAGACCCACGAGCACTACCCTTACGAACGCCGTCTTGCCTCGCGGGCCTACATCCCCGCGGGGGAAGGAGACTACTACTATGGAGGCGCCACCATCGCTGGCTATGTGGGGGACGTGCACAAGCTGGCAAAGTACTGCCGCGAGCAGCTGGAGGCCGATGCCGCCAACTCCATCGAGGCGACATGGCAGGAGGAAAGCCACCTGAACAGATATCTCCTTTACAACAAGCCCACTAAGATTCTGTCTCCGGAATACCTGTGGCAGGACTTCAAGGCCAAGACCAACGAGGTGCAAATAATCCGCTTCTCTCAGGTCAACAAGAACTATGCAGAGGTTCGGCCCAACGTGAAGAAAAGAAAGTAA